The nucleotide window GGAAACGCCCGTTCCGGGGGATGGTTGACATAAGCAAGCACGGCCATGATCGCCCCGGCTAATGTCACGGTCAGCCAGAAGCTGAGGAAGATACGCATGTACAAACGATCCATGGGGGAACCTTTTAATCGCAGCCGGTGGCGACATATTGATATCCGACACCGCGAATCGTCTTGATCCGCTCGCGACCGGACGGAGTCTGACCGAGTTTTTTGCGCACACTGCTGATATGAACATCGATACTGCGATCATAAGGCGACAGATGACGACCAAGTACTTGGCTGACCATATCCTCGCGACTGACCACCTGGCCGGCATGACTCAACAGCATGTGCAACAAAGAAAACTCGACAGAGGTTAACACGATCTCGGTGTCATGGCAGCGCACCTGTCGTCCCCCCGGATCGAGCGACAGATCACCGACCCGCAACGGGGCGTCCATCTGATTGCGATTGTCGGTACGACGCTGTATAGCGCGAATTCGCGCCACCAGCTCCCTCGGGTTAAAAGGTTTGGGCAGGTAATCATCCGCCCCCAGTTCCAACCCGACAATCCGATCAATATCTTCCCCCCGAGCGGTGAGCATCACCACCGGCACTTCGCTACTTTGACGCACCTGCCGCAGCACATCAAAGCCGTTCATTCCCGGTAGCATGACATCAAGAATCACCAGGTCGTAATGCTCCACAGCCTGGCGGGCACCATCGCTGCCATTATGGACACAACTCACCTGCAACCCTTCGGTCGTCAGGTAATCTGTGAGCAATTCACACAGCTCATTATCGTCATCGATGATCAGAATTTTTTCCATGCCCGTTCCTGTCGTACGAAAGTTGTTTAATCAGTGTAAAAC belongs to Desulfuromonas acetoxidans DSM 684 and includes:
- a CDS encoding response regulator transcription factor; protein product: MEKILIIDDDNELCELLTDYLTTEGLQVSCVHNGSDGARQAVEHYDLVILDVMLPGMNGFDVLRQVRQSSEVPVVMLTARGEDIDRIVGLELGADDYLPKPFNPRELVARIRAIQRRTDNRNQMDAPLRVGDLSLDPGGRQVRCHDTEIVLTSVEFSLLHMLLSHAGQVVSREDMVSQVLGRHLSPYDRSIDVHISSVRKKLGQTPSGRERIKTIRGVGYQYVATGCD